Genomic segment of Hydra vulgaris chromosome 08, alternate assembly HydraT2T_AEP:
tgtgtgtgtgtgtgtgtgtgtgtgtgtgtgtgtgtgtgtgtgtgtgtgtgtgtgtgtgtgtgtgtgtgtgtgtgtgtgtgtgtgtgtgtgtgtgtgtgtgtgtgtaataaatatattttgttagacTATAAACTTtgatactaaaaatttaaaagtgaaattttaagcaatttttttaaacatccaGCTTCATTTTTTGTCCATATTTgactatgaaataaaaaattatcaacaaagaaaaaaagtaatgctTGGGTCACAAGCAACCTATGTTATACATTTACAGTTTGAATGTTGTTGTTGAACAATcaaaaatctcaataaaaaaaagatttagagaAAAGCagtttttgttaattgaaaaaacttttttcattaaattaactGATATTGCAtcatgattttataataaaattgtaaaatcaaTTTCAACCGTAATAATATATTCCGCTTAGTGTTGTTGTTTCAAGACCTACCTTTTCATGTATCGGTCCTAATACAATTGTCTTACCTGTTTATATTTACTAATCAAATGACCTAAAATGGTTTATATAAAAGtacaacaaaaaagttacaGGAAGCtgtgtttgtttacataaacaCAACTTATAGCTTACAGGGTAGCTTATCTTACAGGGCtgcaaaaataaagtaaaataatataaacagtaaaagaaaatatatatattattaattaagtaataaaaactttcaaaccaatattatacttttgcaggtttttttaaaatgttacattttgcggttttagctaaatttaaagatttttaaaaatgtttaaatttaactaattttctCAAATATTTCATTTGGTTTTTTGCTTTCAGCTAAGttgacttatatatatatatatatatatatatatatatatatatatatatatatatatatatatatatatatatatatatatatatatatatatataaagatagtATAAGTAAAATACCTTCTAAAAACTTAGTTAATGATTTCACAATCCATTTGAGAGGGCCAAAAATATACATAAGGCCAACCAAAATACCAGCCAAGTGACCTGTAAATGAAACATTAGGCACCATTATTTGAATCAAAACTAATTCTGCCCAACATGCATATCTAGAAGGAACCACAATTCCCATAACTGTCTCATTATCAATAGAGTTATGAGTTGTTAAAACTTTCAGGGCAAATATAACAGCTGAGAATCCTGCAGCACAACTATGTAAGTAAACATcgttagtaaaaataaatgataatattgaatttaataacaGCATAACAACCTGTGTTAAAACTGAAAACAATGCTAACAAAACTAAGTATTGGCTTCTTTTCATATGTCTTTCTAAATTTCTTCCTTTCCATATAAATGACACCATGTTAAAGTATAAATGCATATCATCTAAGTGATAGAAAGAAGAATAAATCAATCGTTGCCATTCTCCCTTatgaaaaacattgaaattGCTTGTACATGCTTTTTCAACAGTTGACATAAATGGGAAAAGTTGAAGAAATACAGCAACATTAAGTACTAAAGTTGCTAAAGTAATAGGAGGAATATGATCCACACCAATTTGCAAGACTTGAGATCCCAAGAGCAACAATCCTAATCCTCCTCTTGTTTGCCTTCGTGACATcatgcaatatgtatatttgtttaacaatagtaaaataaattaaatctatctatcaatatatatatatatatatatatatgtatatatatatgtatatatatatatctatatatatatatatatatatatatatatatatatatatatatatatatatatatatatatatatatatatatatatatatatatatatatatatatatatatatatatatagatatatatatatacatatatatatacatatatatatataaaaatctaatcCCGATTTTTTTGTTGCTCATAACCCCTCCTCCACTCCCGCCGGAGGGGAGGgggcattatttattttaactttttaataataacatataataaGTCTCATTTTTGCATAAGATGTCATAACATTTACGTTCAGCGGTTGTAAAGTAGCTTTAgttataatttacattattactattattatgtTGTATTAAATCTAACGgctgtatttttgtaaaatcaatgAACTTGATATAatcttcttttaattaattatttcattttctattttatttacatattttaaactgtttaaaacaactagaatatttaattttctataaatttttaacagtaaaaaaaattatttaaaactctaACAAAACAATCTATAAATTtgaaacagttataaaaaactattaaaaatgacGAAAACATTATCgtgataaaatgttaaaatttaacattttcacGAAAACCCGCACAATCACAAACAAGAATGATAATTAAATTCGTATTAAGTAAGTTTTCTTATCTTagtaagcttttttttcaaattcccAAGATATTTCTATCTATTGCTTTTTCattcaatgtattttttaataaaagttagcgttcacttttttcattcaataaaataaagcgaaagaaaaaaatgtgtCTAAATAATAGAATCTTTTACGatctaatactttttttgattgCTAATAGAAAAGTATTAGATCGTAATCGTAAATATTTTGATCGTTTTGTAATCGTTTCACTAGTTTAATGCTTAgaattttttaggatttttactaacaaaaaattatttttactaaggAAAAAATCATACGCCAttacaagttattattaaatattttaattttaaggggTTACAATgcgctaaaataaaattaaaagttgtcaCAATTTTCTTTCTCGCTTTCACTTTCTTCCAAATTCATACATGAAAACATTTGTTCTACTTTCGCATTAGTAAAaggacaaattaaaaatagttcaaaaatatcaagaatatTTCGGCATTCTTTGACCAAATTTGATTTGGAAAAAACAATTTcccaaattttcaaataatactTATTTTGATTGTTACTTATGATGGGAAACATGTATGCTTTTAAAATGATCCACTCATGAAGTATATTATTCAAATCACATCCTACACCaattaaaaattcagaaaaatgtTCAACAACTTCACCGATAGCTTTATCGCCAAAAGTTCCATCATTCGCATTTTAATTACGGTGCCAATGTAATCTGTAAATATTGCAGCTGCACGGTCAGTGCCATAAGAATTTCCTAAACTTGTAACCTTATTCTTCTTTTCTAATGCAATCAAATAAGGATAATCTGTGAATGGACGCTCTCGTTTTGCCAAGTAATACTAAACTTTTTCCGTAACGAGTCAGCGTCTTTTACGGCCATTTTACGTAAACCCCGATTGGAGTATTATGAATAACATGGTTAGATAATGAAACTGAACCTAATGTTGTTTGTTGATGAATTCGCGTGGCCTCTTTATGTTGCGCACTGCTTAAGTGCGATGCCAgtgaatctttttttattgatattgttcCTGGTTTGATCCAGGTCatggaaaacaattttttttgacttatccccttttcaaattgtttacataaactGCATCTTAATCTTATAACTTCATTTCCATTTAAATCGTATTCTAACTcgcaattaaaatgtttttcccACTTTTTAACTGTAGATAATCTGCATCTGTGGTCCTTATTTGCATCCATTTATTgccattaatttaaaatttgcaagTGTACTaacaaactttaaagtttttttttaataactgtttagAGTCTATATTGCCTTCCACTATTCTTCgcaaaataaacttataaaaatatcattaaatttgttCATAATGAATGAGCTAAATCGGAATTAAAGCCCTTGAGAATTCGAGTTAAGAAAGACTTTTCaatcaattaacttttatttcatttttcaatcaaaatcttttatttcttgATTCGAATGGGTATTTAAtcgtttgttttttataaatttttccttcCTTAAACAATCGGTCTTTTTCCTACATTTGAACATTTTTGCTAATTGattttctaaatcttttacttttctttcttttactttatgctccgcttaaaaaaaaaaattatcgttaCAGAAGACTCTGCAGTTTTATACTGTAAAAGAACACAAATATTCGCGAATAGAGTATCAatcttctaaaataaaaaaagaataatcacgaaaaaaagaaagatcgcgaaaaaacaaattttaagaaaaaactaatcgcgAAGGTGCGAAAAGTAATCGCGATTCGCGATCGCGATAcgcttaattcgagccctgatatatcaaacataaataaatatactcaaagaaaaaaagttacaaaaaactaCATAATCACAATATTAcgataatactttttttttttttttttttttagtttacaattattaatcgtaatataacaatatagcAATAcataaacttggtatctgaaagaagatccaaaagatcttgtcgtcagaaccatataaaatatatcaaacgtgtatatatactatataataccaatgtaataatataatactaatGTAATAATAGTGTATAATACTAATAGTAGGTATatgacatgaaatttttaaactaatcaaATACTACacttatatatcattagaaagagcTTCATTACAGTATTTTAATggcgaaaaaaattattaaaatcgaaCAATTCTACCAAAAGTTATAGCATTTTAAGTGTAGAATTTCGATATATAGATTTGTTAAAGACCACAAACGGTGACCAAATTTAGAGTTTTTCTTAAATGTCACAACTTTGTCattcttatcaaaatttataaaacttgataTCAAAGGAAAGTCTTAAACAGGATACATAAAAGACGCATGCAGGTTTTTATTTTGGGTGAGTTAGTAGGATGTCTGGGCGAAAAAATaatagatgataaaaaaatatatataaaagctactgtgataaaatacttaaaaaacatttaaaatcattaatcaTTATTAATGATTCTATCTAACTTAtcaaatcatataaaaataaagtggaTCTAATAGTATCGGATACTTTTGGTGACGAAATATCTTAATTGTATTGACAAAACaagtaagattttttgtttctaagagtatccaaaaaaaaaaatttaaatacatttgagGCTAAAAATTCAtctatcaaatatttaaatttacaggGTAGGGATTAGGATGCCtgacaatttttaattcttttttttttttttttgtctttgtatCATTTTTATGGTCAACCCAAGATAGTATTACTCTCAAATAATAATGATCTTAGATGAAAGAAggattattaaaacaaaaataaatcactCAATCTGTTGGTATCGAAGGTGAAAGAAATCTACATATAAGCTATTTATGCCTATAATTTTGATATACCTAATTGCAGCCCAATTTATGAAAGATTggaaacgttttttaaaaaaaaacaaaatcatttttaatgctcaaaactttattaaaattttgagcatttaaaatgataaaaatgattgaaaaatgataaaaactttattgaaattttgagCATTACaaattgtgtatatatatatatatatatatatatatataataatattatagacatacacaatttatatatataaaaatatatatatgcacaatTTATAATGctcaaaatttcaataaaattttgagcattaaaaatgattttatttttttcaaaaaacgtaTTATTAAcgtattttacattattaatatGTTGCACAATTCTGCCGTCATAAACATAATCAGTGTTACATTATATGTAAAACTGATTATGTTAtgattatgtatatattatataacactGTTTGTGACGGCAGCattgttgtaaataataattttaaaacgctTTAACAATTCGTCAGCTGAGAAAACCAAGAGGCTATATGTCcacattttgtgttttttctgtttgttatcaataaatattcaacaatcAATTGACTGTGTGCTCAATAAATCTAGTCACAAgaataatacaaattttgagagtatttaaaaaactagtcgccgaaattttaaaacttgattttctcggcagggccgccgagagccgTCACGCCGCCTGGGACAGCAAACCTGATTGGTGcccttatttattaaattttctctatattatagataaaggagctttttcttgtttttttaaaggtcaTTTGGCGCCCCTCAAATATCTGCCACCCGGGAAAAACTGTCTCTTtaccccctcccccccctccTTCCTCTCTTTCGACGGCAATATTTCTCGGAAATACAAAAAATGGCCAATGTTAATTAAATG
This window contains:
- the LOC100205949 gene encoding rhomboid-related protein 4 isoform X1; this translates as MMSRRQTRGGLGLLLLGSQVLQIGVDHIPPITLATLVLNVAVFLQLFPFMSTVEKACTSNFNVFHKGEWQRLIYSSFYHLDDMHLYFNMVSFIWKGRNLERHMKRSQYLVLLALFSVLTQVVMLLLNSILSFIFTNDVYLHSCAAGFSAVIFALKVLTTHNSIDNETVMGIVVPSRYACWAELVLIQIMVPNVSFTGHLAGILVGLMYIFGPLKWIVKSLTKFLEGKYFTQSSPQYEYRSTSTRTNTANYENIQNTIRNDEDEDLQRAIQNSLKDFNFQSPQPPSSYQNPPSYGWNVQSSSNIQPTAPFFETFDNSNRDLPYPSDEYNFSSTNLTSHDMPPDSIATNKSSLNINVREARLRKFEKQKNK